In Aquipuribacter nitratireducens, the genomic stretch CCGACGACCTCGTCGAGGACTGCCTCGCGGACGTGAGGCGGGGGCGCGTCCTCAGCGTGCCGTCGCGGCGGTACAAGGCGCTCGCCGGCCTGCTGTCCGCACTACCTCCCGGCGGCTACCGCGCCCGCGTGCTCACCGCGTCCCGCCGGCGCACCGGCACCTCCCGGGAGGAGACCCGATGACCGACCCGACCGCCGACCCGACCGCCCTGGGCCGCCTCGCGGCGCTCGTCGCGCAGCGCGCCGTCGTCCACGGCGAGGTCACGCTCGCCTCCGGCGCGACGGCGCCGTACTACGTCGACCTGCGCCGGGTCACCCTCGACGGCGAGGTCGCCCCGCTCGTCGGCGAGGTCATGCTCGACCTCGTCGACGACCTCGCCTTCGACGCCGTCGGCGGGCTCACGCTCGGCGCGGACCCGGTCGCGACGGCGATGCTCCACGTCGCCGCAGCCCGTGGCCGTCGCCTCGACGCGTTCGTCGTCCGCAAGGCCGGCAAGGCGCACGGCCTCCAACGCCGCATCGAGGGCCCGGACGTCGCCGGACGGCGGGTCCTCGCGGTCGAGGACACCTCGACGACCGGTGGCTCCGTGCTCACTGCGGTCGAGGCGCTGCGCGAGGCGGGCGCCGACGTCGTCGCGGTCGCCGTCATCGTCGACCGGGCCACCGGCGCCGCCGAGCGCGTCGGCGACGCCGGGCTGCCGTACCGCTACGCCCTGGGCCTCGCCGACCTCGGCCTCGCGCCGTGACGGGAGGGGACGTCGCGACGGCCGGTGCCGGCGTCCCCGGAACCCTCCTGCCCGTGCTCCTCGGGCTCGCCGTCGTCGTCGTCATCGGGGTCGCGGTCCTCGGCTGGGTGGCGGAGCGACGCCGCCGCGAGGCGCTGTTCGCGTGGTCCGTCGACAGGGCCTGGTCGTTCGCCCCCGGCGACCCGCGGCTCGTCGACCTGCTGCCGGGCGCGCCGTTCGGCCGCGGCCACAGCCGGGAGGTCCGGACGGTCCTGCGCGGGCGGTGGGGGAGCAGGGAGGCGCTCGCCCTCGACTACCGCTACAAGCAGACGTCCGGCTCCGGGAAGAACCGGCGAACCCGCACCTACGACCACGCCGTCGTCGCGCTGCGCCTGCCCGTGCCCCTCCCGCGGGTGCACGTGGGCCCGGAGAGCGTGTTCGACCGGGTCCTGCAGGCCTTCGGTGCCGACGACATCGAGGTCGAGAGCCACGACTTCAACCGCCGCTACCGGGTCGAGGCCCGCGACCGCCGGGCGGCGGTCGCGATCCTCCACCCCCGCCTCGTCGAGCTCCTCACGACCGTCGAGCCGGCTGAGTGGCGCACCGACTTCTCGAGCGAGGGGCCGGTGCTCGTCTCGTGGTGGTCCGGCGCGCTCGAGCCGGCGGCGCTTCAGCACCGCCTCGTGCTGCTCGACCGCATCGTCGCCTCGGTGCCGGACTGGTTGTGGCGGGAGAGTGGCGGCGAGCCGGAGGCCGCCCCCGACCGCGCACCCGGGCCCTAACCTCTCGCCATGGACCTCGCGACCGTGCTCGTGGTGCTCCTCGTCGCCGCCGTCGTCGTGCTCGCGCTGTGGGTGGTCGCGCTCTACAACGGCCTCGTCCGCCTGCGGAACCTCGTGCAGGAGTCGTGGCGGCAGGTCGACGTCGAGCTCCACCGCCGCCACGACCTCGTCCCGAACCTCGTCGAGACGGTCAAGGGCTACGCCGCCCACGAGCGCCAGGTGCTCGAGGACGTCGTCGCCGCGCGGTCGCTCGCCGCCCGGCCCGGCAGCGGTGTCGCGGAGCAGGCGACGCAGGAGGACGCGCTCAGCGGGGCGCTCGGCCGCCTGTTCGCCCTCGCCGAGGACTACCCGCAGCTGCGCGCGAGCGAGAACTTCCTCGGGCTGCAGCGCGAGCTCACCGACACCGAGGACCGGATCGCCGCGAGCCGTCGGCTCTACAACGCGAACGTCCGTGCGCTCAACACGAAGGTCGAGGTGGTCCCCAGCACGTTCGTCGCGGGCGCGGCAGGGATCGGCCGGGCCGAGTACTTCGAGGTCCGCGACCCCGCTGTCCGGGCGCGCCCGGACGTGTCGTTCGGGACGTGAGCCGGCGCTGACGGTCCACGCCTGATGGTGTCCGACGACGAGCCGGTCGACCCCGAGGTCGACCGTCGCAACGTCGTCGACCGCTACCGTGGCTGGAGCGTCGAGGCGATCCGCGCGGACCTCGCCGCCCGCGCGCACCCGTTCCACGTCGCCGTCGAGAACCTTGCGCACGACTTCAACATCGGCTCCGTCGTCCGCAGTGCCAACGCGTTCGGCGTGCGCGCCGTGCACGTCGTCGGACGACGGCGCTGGAACCGTCGCGGCGCGATGGTGACCGACCGCTACCTCGACGTCCGCCACCACCCGGACGCGGCCGCGCTCCACGCGTGGGCCCGCACGGAGCACCTGCCGGTGGTCGGGGTCGACAACGTCCCGGGTGCGCTACCCGTCGAGACCGTCGAGCTGCCGCGGGAGTGCGTGCTGCTGTTCGGCGCGGAGGGCCCGGGCCTGTCGGAGGAGGCGCTCGCGCACTGCGACCTCGTCGTCGAGGTGAGCCAGTTCGGCTCCACCCGGTCGGTCAACGTGGGCGCGGCCGCCGCCGTCGTCATGCACGCCTGGGTGCGGCGCTGGGTGTTCGGCCAGCACCCCGGCCCTCCTCAGGAGGGCGACCCGGCGACGAACACGCCGTCGACGATCGAGCCCTCGACGCGCACCGGTGCTGGGGACCACGACACCTCCCCCTCCGACTCGGTCTCGGCGCCCAGCGCGGCGCCCGCGAGGTCGAGCGGCATCGACTCCCCGCCGCACTGCGGGGGGAACGACTCGGCGAGCGCCTCGCACAGGCGCCCGTCGGGCCCGCCCGAGCCGTCGGAGACCCAGTAGCCGCTCACGACGAACGGGCCGTCGATGGGTGTGGTCGCGGCGTCGGCCACGGCGACGCTGCCGTCGGGCTGGGACGTCACCCCGCCGGTGCCGGTCGGGATGTCGGCGCAGTCGGTCGCGCCCTCGAGGCAGGCGCCCGCGGCGCCGTCGGGCGTCTCGTCAGCCGCGCCGCAGGCGCTCAGCAGGAGCAGCAGGGGGACCGGCCACAGGCGGGCCCGAGGTGGTCGTCGCGATGTCATGCGGCTTGGACGCGTCCCGACCGCCCGCCGGTTCCCCCGCCGGTGCCCCCGCGGTCGTCGGCGCGCGACGACGGGACCGCGCGGACCGCACCTCGAGGAGCGCGACCGCGGCCGCGTGCGGCACGGTGAGCGCCCACACGACCGCGAGGAGCGCCCCGAGCACGGTCGCGCCGCTGAGCGCGACCGCCACGGCCGCGGCGAGGACCCCCGCAGTCGCGGGCAGACCCGCGCGGGCCGAGCGGACCACCTCGCGCAGGGGACGGCCGCGCAGCCCGCGGGGCGGGGTCCCCACCTCCGTGCGCAGCAGCGTCGCGAGCCGCGCCTGGTGGCGCACCGCGTGCCAGCCCGCGAAGAACGCGGCGAAGGCGAGCAGGGGGTCGGCGAGCCACGCCACCGCCGTGAGACCGCCGAGCTCGAGGCCGACGGTGCGGGCGCGGGCGTCGCCGAGCACGGCGGCGACCGCGCACACGGCGAGGGCGGTGGCCACGAGCGCCGCGACGACGAGCGCGAGCGCGGGCAGGGGCGCGAGGACGGGGGCGAGGCGCGGGTCCACCGCGGCGAGCGCGGCGCTCGCCTCCGGCGACGCCAGGGGCACGACGACGACCACGGCCCCACCGAGGGCGGCGCTCCACGCGAGCGGGTCCCCCCACGACCGGGCGAGGCCGCGCTCGACGGCCACCCCGGCCTCCCCGGCCGCGAAGTGCACGACGCTCAGGAGGAGGAAGAGGGCGAAGCCGGACCGGGGGGCGGCGAGGTACCCGACGAGCGCGGCCCCGGCGACGGCGACGTAGGGGATGACGAAGCGGGCACGCAGTCCCGTGACGCCCGCGAACCGTCCCGCCGGGCGACGCTCCGCGGCACCTG encodes the following:
- a CDS encoding LemA family protein — translated: MDLATVLVVLLVAAVVVLALWVVALYNGLVRLRNLVQESWRQVDVELHRRHDLVPNLVETVKGYAAHERQVLEDVVAARSLAARPGSGVAEQATQEDALSGALGRLFALAEDYPQLRASENFLGLQRELTDTEDRIAASRRLYNANVRALNTKVEVVPSTFVAGAAGIGRAEYFEVRDPAVRARPDVSFGT
- a CDS encoding beta-carotene 15,15'-dioxygenase, Brp/Blh family, encoding MRSSAAPLVGDPAVARVGTVALVAAVALSLLLAPLGEPWRTGVAAVVAVVALALGSPHGALDHLVDLTRSGAAERRPAGRFAGVTGLRARFVIPYVAVAGAALVGYLAAPRSGFALFLLLSVVHFAAGEAGVAVERGLARSWGDPLAWSAALGGAVVVVVPLASPEASAALAAVDPRLAPVLAPLPALALVVAALVATALAVCAVAAVLGDARARTVGLELGGLTAVAWLADPLLAFAAFFAGWHAVRHQARLATLLRTEVGTPPRGLRGRPLREVVRSARAGLPATAGVLAAAVAVALSGATVLGALLAVVWALTVPHAAAVALLEVRSARSRRRAPTTAGAPAGEPAGGRDASKPHDIATTTSGPPVAGPPAAPAERLRRG
- the pyrE gene encoding orotate phosphoribosyltransferase, translating into MTDPTADPTALGRLAALVAQRAVVHGEVTLASGATAPYYVDLRRVTLDGEVAPLVGEVMLDLVDDLAFDAVGGLTLGADPVATAMLHVAAARGRRLDAFVVRKAGKAHGLQRRIEGPDVAGRRVLAVEDTSTTGGSVLTAVEALREAGADVVAVAVIVDRATGAAERVGDAGLPYRYALGLADLGLAP